The nucleotide sequence GCCCGTACCTCCGCAACGGCCAGCACCGCCGCCATCGTCTGGAGGTGCGAGCGAGCCTGGACCCCCAACCCGAGGATCGCCAGCGTGATCCGACCCGGCGCAGCCAGGTATAGCGCTGCCAGCGCCGAAACGGCGGCCGTCCGCATGGCCGTGATCCAGGTGGCGTCCATGATGGCTACCGGCACGCCGGTCTCGGCGTCGTTGAGCAAAAGCAGTCCATGGATGTAGGGGAGCCCCCGTACGGAGTTGCCGGGATAGCCGGCCACCCACTTCAGCCCGGCTGCGTCGAGGGAGGCGATGTACGCCGGCATGGCGTGAATGAAGGCGTCGGGACGCGGATGGATCCCCGGCTTGGGTGGCAGCTCCACCCGGCCCGCCGCCTTCGCCCGGAAAAGCTCCTCCATGAGCCGTACGATCTCGCTCGGCGACGGCCCGAGCGCCTCTACGTCCGCCCGAGACAGGTAGAGCACCTCGCGCATCGCGAGCACCTCCCGGCAGTTGCCCGGCCTTTCGCCGGGCTCGGGACGGGTCCTTCCTGACCTCGGACGGCCCCGCGGGCCGGTGAGCGGCACCCGCGGGAACGCGCTAACGCCCGAGGCGGGCGGCCACCCATTCGAGGATGCGCTCGGCGAGGGCCTCCTTGGTGACGAGGGGCACGTCGACCCGGGTCCCGTCGGCTCCCAGCAGCAGCGCGGCGTTGGTGTCGGACTCGAAGCCGGCGCCGGGACGGGTCACGTCGTTGGCCACGATGAGGTCGACGCCCTTGGCGGCCAGCTTGCGGCGGGCCAGGGCTTCGAGATCGCCCGTCTCCGCGGCGAACCCCACGAGGATCTGGCCCGGCCGGCGTCGCCGGGCAAGCTCCTGCAGGATGTCAGGCGTCGGCTCGAGGGCGACGGTGAGCAGCGGAGCGGAGTGCGCGACCAGATCGTCCTTCTTGATCTTGGTCGGCGCCGGAGAACGAGGCCGGAAGTCGGCCACCGCTGCCGCCATGACGACGGCGTCGGCTTCCCCGGCGCGGTCGAGGCACGCCTGGCGCATCTGTTCGCCCGTCTCGACGCGCACCGTCTCCACGCCAAAGGGCGGCTCCAGCGCCGTGGGGCCGGTCACGAGGACGACGTCGGCGCCCCGCCACCTGGCCAGGCGGGCGATGGCGTGGCCCATCTTCCCGCTCGAGCGGTTGCTCAGGAAACGAACGGGGTCGAGGGGCTCCCGGGTGGGGCCTGACGTCACCAGGATCCGCCGGCCCCGGAGGTCCTTGACCGGATACAGGATGCGGCGGACCTCTTCGAGCACGTGCTCGGGCTCTTCCATGCGGCCGAGCCCCTCGTGTCCGGTGGCAAGCCGCCCCCGCGCCGGGCCGACGATGGTGACGCCTCGCGCGCGCAGGCGGCCGAGGTTTTCCTGGGTGGCCGGGTGCTCGTACATGGCACTGTTCATGGCGGGCACCACCAGGGTCGGGGCGCTGCAGGCGAGGTAGGTGGTCGTGAGCGCGTCGTCGGCGATGCCGGCCGCCATCTTGGCGATGACGTCGGCCGTGGCGGGACAAACGCACAGGAGATCGGCTCGGCGGGCCAGGGTCACGTGGCTCATCACGACCTCGGGATGGGGCTCGAACAGGTCCGTGATGACGGGACGGTAGGAGAGCTCCCGGAACGTCGCCTCCCCGATCAGCTGCGTGGCCGCCCGGGTCATGAGGACGTGGACCTCCGCGCCCCACAGGGCGAGCCGGCGCACCACCTCGACCGCCTTGTACGCCGCGATACCGCCGGTCACCCCGACCAGCACGGTGCGCCCTTCAAGCGGGCGATCCTCCGGTAATCGGGCGCCCCGCTGCTCTGGCCCTGGACCCTGCTGCTCTCGCTCCATCGCGCTCCGGCCCGGCCTCCCTCTCGTTGATCCGCCGGCCACCGGATGGTAAAGTTCCCGGCAGGGGCGGCGAATCCTGGCAACTTTCGAGGGGCTCCGGGACGCGGTTCACATCGGGCACTGGTCGGATCCGCAGTCGGCTACCGGGTGTACCGTTCTCATCTTTCCCCGGGGCGCGGTGGGGGCGGTGGACGTGCGCGGCAGCGCGCCCGGCACCCGGGAGACGGACGTCCTGCGGCCGGGCAATCTGGTAGCGCGCATCCAGGCGGTGCTCCTTACCGGCGGCAGCGCGTTCGGGCTCGACGCGGCGTCGGGCGTCATGGCGTGGCTGGAAGAGCGGGGTTGGGGGTTCGAGACGCCCGGAGGGCCGGTGCCGCTCGTCGTTGGGGCGGTGCTCTTCGACCTCGACATCGGGGATGGCCGGAGGCGGCCCGGGCCAGGCGAAGGGCGGGCCGCCTGCGAGGACGCGCTCCGGGAGGGGCTGGCCCCGGCCCGGCAGGGCAACGTGGGCGCCGGCTGCGGCGCCACGGTGGGCAAGCTGTGGGGGCCGGCCTACCGGATGAAGGGCGGCCTCGGGGTGGCGGGCGGGCAGCTTCCCGGCGGGTTCGCCATGGCGGCCGTGGCGGCCGTCAACTGTGCCGGCAACGTGGTGGACCCGGCCACCGGTCGGTGGGTGGCTGGTGCGTGGGATCGGGAGCGCCGGGCGCCCGTGAGCGGAGAGCCGGCCGCAGGCGCGCTGGGGGCCCGGCAGGCCACCACCCTTGCCGCGGTGGTGACCGACTTGCCGCTCTCGAGCGCCGACCTGCAGCGGGTGGCGAGCATGGCCCACGACGGCATCGCCCGGGCCGTGGTGCCCGCGCATACCCTGTGGGACGGGGATACCATCTTCGCCCTCTCCACCCGGGAGCCCGGCTCGGACGGCACCCGTCCTTACGGCGGGATGGATCGGGCCTACGCGGTGTCGGCGGCCGGGCAGACGGCTGCCGAGCTCGTGGCCCTGGCCATCCTCCACGGGGTGCGGGCGGCGCAGGCGCTGTTCGGTACGCCCGCGGCCGGCGACATCGGAGAGGATCGGTAGACGTGGCCAAGCTTGCCGACGACATCCCGACGTTCATGGAGACGGCCAGGATGGCGGCCGAGCGCGCCGGGCGGCTCCTGCGGGAGCACTGGCAGGAGTTCCTGGCGGCGGGCATCGGCTTCAAGGGGCCCGTGGATCTGGTGACGGAGGGAGACCGGCGGTCCGAGGCTGCCATCGTGGAGATCATCCGTTCCCGGCATCCGGACCACGATCTTTTGACCGAGGAGCGAGGCGCCCTGGGCGAAGGGGCCGACCACCGGTGGCTCGTGGATCCGCTGGACGGCACGACCAATTACGCCCACGGGTTTCCCGTCTTCGCCGTCTCCGTGGCGGTCGAGTACCGGGGGCAGCTCCAGGCGGCGGCCGTCTACGAGCCGGTGAGCGAGCGCTCGTACGTCGCCGGCCGGGGCCGGGGTGCCTGGCGCAACGGGCGGAGGCTCACGGTCTCCACGGTCGAGGAGCTGGACAGGAGCCTGCTCGCCACGGGGTTTGCCTACGACCTGCGGGAGGCCGAGGAGGAGACCAACCTCGATCACTTCGACCACTTCTCCCGAGCCGCGCAGGGGATCCGCCGGCTCGGCGCGGCGGCGATGGACCTGTGCTGGGTGGCCGAGGGGTGGCTGGACGGGTTCTGGGAGTACCGCCTGCACCCCTGGGACGTGGCGGCCGGGATCCTGCTGGTCGAGGAGGCCGGGGGCCGGGTGACGGGCTTCCGGGGGGAAGCGCTGGACCTGCGCCAGCTGCGCCTGGTCAACATCGTCGCCTCCAACGGGCGCATCCACGACGCGATGCTGCGGGTGCTGGAGCAGGGGCGGACGGGGATGCGCGGCACCCCTGGGGGCGGGTGAGCCCCGGTGGGCCTCTCGGCGGGCGGGCGTGAGTGCCCGTTTTCGCTGGACGGCCAGGTCGTCCTGGTGACGGGCGCCGGGCGGGGCATCGGGCGAGCCGTGGCGCTGGGGGCCGCCGCCCTTGGGGCCCACGTGGCGGTCATGGCCCGCACCGCCGCACAGGTGCGGGAAGTGGCCCGGCAGGCGGAAGCGTACGGCGTGCACGCGGTGGCCTTGCCGGGAGACGTGCGCAGGAGAGCCGACGTCGAGGTGGCCGTGGAGGCGGCATGGTCTTCGCTCGGCCCCATCGACGTGCTGGTCAACAACGCGGGCGCCTTCGAGGCCCACGAGTTCCTGGCGACTCCCTACGAGAAGTGGCGGGGGCTGGTCGAGGACAACCTGGCGGGCGCCTTCCACTGCACGCAGGTCGTGGCCGCCCGCTGGGTCCGGGCGCGCCGGGCGGGCAGGGTGGTCAACGTCTCCTCCGTCAACGGCTCGTTTGGCGTGGGATGGTCGTCCGCCTATAATGTGGCCAAGAGCGCCATCGACGAACTCACGCGGACGTGGGCGGTGGAGCTCGCTCCGTACGGCATCGTGGTCAACGCCGTCGCGCCCGGATTCATCGACACGGCGATGGCCAGGGCCCGGGGGGAGAGCGACTTCGAGACCGAGGCGTTCCGCCGGTTTTACGTGGGAGAGCGGCGCATCCCGTTGGCCCGCCCGGGTACCCCCGAGGAGGTGGCGGGCGCGGTGCTCTTCTTCGCCTCACCGGCCTGCCGGTACGTGACGGGCCAGGTGCTGGCCGTCGACGGGGGGCTGTCCATTACTTACTGAAAGCGGTCGAGGAGGCGTGAAGTTGACATCCACCCCGCACAGCGACCATCGGCCCAGCAGAGAAGAAGCGTGGCGGCTGCTCAACGAGTGGACCCAAAATCCCAACCTCATCAAGCACGCCCTCGCCGTGGAGGCTGCCATGCGGGCGTACGCCCGGCGTTTCGGCGGCGACGAGGAGCTGTGGGGACTGGCCGGCCTGCTGCACGACATGGACTACGAACGCTTCCCGCAGCTGGAGGTCCACCCCCTGAAGGCGGTCGAGGCCCTGAAGGCCCGCCAGTACCCGGCCGAGGTCGTCGACGCCATTTTAGGCCACAACAGCCATCACGGCCACCCGCGCACCACGCCCATGGCCAGGGCGCTGTTCGCCTGCGACGAACTCACGGGCTTCGTCACGGCGGTCGCGCTGGTCCGCCCCTCGAAAAGCCTGGACGACGTCACGGTAGAGTCGGTCAAGAAGAAGTTCAAGGACAAAGCCTTTGCGCGGGGCGTCCACCGGGAAGAGATTTTCCAGGGGGCGGAGGAGCTCGGCGTCCCCCTGGACGAGCACATCCAGACGGTAATCGACGCGATGCGAAGCATCAAGGACGAGCTGGGCCTCGACGGCCGGGCGCCCTGAGCCTGGCAGTCCGGGACGGGCTCCACCGGACGTTGCCGTCCGGGAGCGCCTGCCTGCACAATGAGCCTGCCTGGCTTTCCGGCACCCGTCGCCACCCCGGAGGAGAGGCTGGGGGAGGCGACCGCAGATGTCTCACCCTTCTGGCGCTCGGGCGGTGGCGCTGGGCCTCGTCGTGGCCTGGCTCGTGACGGCGGCCTCGGGTTGCCGGCTCCTCTCTTCCCTCGTCGGACGCCCTTCCGACCGGGAGGCCGGGCCCATGCAGGTGGCGGTGTACGTGCCGCCCGAGGCGATGGTGAGCTTACCCGCGCAGCCGCCGATGGACCGGGTGAGGGTCACCCTGGTGAAGGACGCCTACGTCCTCTCACAACAACAGCCGCTGTCCGCGGCGGCCGGGGAGCAGACGTACAGCTTCCGGTTCGATCGGGTGTACGAGGGGACGTGGGACGTGGGGGCCGAAGTGCTCGACGTGGAGGGCGACGTGCCTTACGGGGGGTACGCGAGCGTCACGATCGTGGCCGGGGGGCAAGCGGCGGTAGACGTGCGGGCGGTGGCGCGGCCGGCCACCTTGCGGGTGTCGATCGATCTGGCGGGCTACCCCGAGCAGGGCCTGGTAACGGGCGCCGGCATCACCCTCAAGCGCGAGACCTCCTCCACGCTCCAACAGGCACGGCCGGGCGACGCGCTTACCTGGCAGTTCCAACGGGAGCGGCTGCCCGGGACCTACGACGCCCGGGTGGCCCTGTACCGGGCGGACGGCGCCGTACAGCTCACGAGCCCGTGGCGCCACGGGCTCGTCTTGCTGCCGGGCAAGCTGACGGCGCTGCATTGGAGCCCGGCGGCCGGGACGCTTTCGGTCAACGCCGTCGTGGACGGCATCCCTCTGCCGCCCAATCCGGTGACGTGCCAGCCGCTGCCGGCGGAACGGTCGCTGCGCGTCGGGTGGACGCCTTGCGGCGAGCCGGACGTGCAGGGCCACCGGGTCTACGTGCGGCTCCCGGGTGACGTGCCGTTGCGGATGGTGGGGGACGTGCCGCTTCCGGCCCGCTCCGCTGACATCCAGGTCGACGGCCTGCCCTGGGACCGCGACGCGGACGTCTACGTCGGGGTCACGGCGGTCGACGCCATCGGCCAGGAGAGCCTGCACGCCGCCGGGCTCTGCAGCTTCGGCGCAGCCCAGGGGTAGAGCCGGCGTGACCGGCGGGCGGCGCCGGCGGAGTCTTGAGCCGGCGCCGTCAGTCGGAGCCGGTCGAGGTGCTGACCGTGGACTGCTCTTTCTTGGCGGCTTCCTTGTACGAACTGCTGCGGTAGTCGGTTACGTGAAACCCGGAGCCCTTGAAGAGGATGTTGATGTTGCGGCTGATCATGCGGCGCACGGGCCCACCGCACGTCGGGCACCGCTCGAGCGGAGACTCGGTGATGGCCTGGAAGGCCTCGAAGCGCCCGCACCGGTCGCACTGGTACTCATAGGTCGGCATGTCTGCCTCTGGCACCTCCGAGCGTCTGTTGCACTGGTTGCCACGTGCAAAGTCAGGTCGGCCTGCCCCGCAACAGGCGACAGGCCGACCTGACTTCGACCGCATCTACCTCATTATGCTAGCGAGGCTCGTCCCCGTGCGCAAGCGGGCCGCACGGGACGCTCACCAACCGTACGGGAGCGGGGGGCGCCGCTCGACCCTCCACCACTTGATCAGCAGGAGCCCCGTCAAGAAGCCTCCGATATGGGCGAACCACGCCACTCCCCCGACCAGGGTCGGGGCGGCGGTGACCGCCAGAGCCCCGTTCCATATCTGGATCACGAACCAGAAGAGCAAGAAGATGCCCGCGGGGATCTGCACCACCGTGATGAAGAAGAAGATGGGCACGAGCGTGCTCACCCGGGCCCACGGGTACAACAGCCAGTACGCCCCCAGCACCCCGGCGACCGCTCCGCTCGCTCCCACGGTCGGCACGGTGGCGCCGGCGGCGACGAGCGACTGCAACAAGGCCGCAGCGGTACCGCCGAGCAGGTAGAAGAGCAGGTAACGGCCGTGCCCCAGGCGGTCCTCGACGTTGTCCCCGAAGATCCAGAGGTACAGCATGTTGGCGCCGACGTGAAGCCAGCCGGCGTGGATGAACATGGACGTGAAGATGGTGAGCCAGGCCGGAGGGAGCGCGACGCCGGCCGCGCTGATCTGTGCCCAGTTGCCGTCGGCCAGCCCCCACAGGCGCGCCGGTATGAGACCCCACTGGTACAAAAAGAGGCTCGACTGGCGGCCCAGGGTCAGCTCGTAGAAAAAGACGATGAGATTGATCCCGACCAGCAGCTTGTTGACGAACGGGTATCGCCGCGTCGGGATGTTGTCACGGAGCGGTATAATGGTGGCAACCTCCTTGCAGGGACGGGCCCGCCCACAGCATGCGCGAAAAGATCCTGCGGGACCCGGTGCACGACATCATCGCCGTGCAGGACCCGTTGCTCCTGCACCTCATCGACACGCCGGAGTTCCAGCGGCTCCGCCGGCTTCGGCAGCTCGGCACCGCCGCCGGGACCTACCACGGTGCGGAGCACTCGCGCTTCGGCCACTCGCTCGGCGCCATGCACATCATGGGCAAGGTCCTGGCCCGTTTGCGCCAGTCGGCCCACCTCCGCATCGACGAGCAGCTGGAGCGCCTGGCGAAAACGGCTGCTCTGCTCCATGATATCGGACACGGGCCGTTTTCGCACGGGCTCGAGCGCGTGCTGACCCCCACCCTGGGGCACGAGCAGTGGACCCGGGCCATTCTGGAAGGCCCCACGGCGGTGCGGCAACTGCTGGAAGAGGAGGACCCCGCGCTTCCGGGCCGCATCGTGGGGCTGTTGCAGGGTATGGTCCCAGGGGATCTCCGATGGCTGCACCATCTGGTGGCAAGCCAGCTCGACGTCGACCGGATGGACTACCTGCTGCGAGACGCGCTGTACACAGGCGCCTTCTACGGGCGATTCGACCTCGAGCGGCTCATCAGCACCCTGACCTGGGCGCAGGGGCAGGTGGTCTTCTCCTACAAGGGGATCCCCACGGCCGAGGAATAC is from Limnochorda sp. L945t and encodes:
- a CDS encoding rhomboid family intramembrane serine protease; amino-acid sequence: MYQWGLIPARLWGLADGNWAQISAAGVALPPAWLTIFTSMFIHAGWLHVGANMLYLWIFGDNVEDRLGHGRYLLFYLLGGTAAALLQSLVAAGATVPTVGASGAVAGVLGAYWLLYPWARVSTLVPIFFFITVVQIPAGIFLLFWFVIQIWNGALAVTAAPTLVGGVAWFAHIGGFLTGLLLIKWWRVERRPPLPYGW
- a CDS encoding inositol monophosphatase family protein — its product is MAKLADDIPTFMETARMAAERAGRLLREHWQEFLAAGIGFKGPVDLVTEGDRRSEAAIVEIIRSRHPDHDLLTEERGALGEGADHRWLVDPLDGTTNYAHGFPVFAVSVAVEYRGQLQAAAVYEPVSERSYVAGRGRGAWRNGRRLTVSTVEELDRSLLATGFAYDLREAEEETNLDHFDHFSRAAQGIRRLGAAAMDLCWVAEGWLDGFWEYRLHPWDVAAGILLVEEAGGRVTGFRGEALDLRQLRLVNIVASNGRIHDAMLRVLEQGRTGMRGTPGGG
- a CDS encoding FmdB family zinc ribbon protein yields the protein MPTYEYQCDRCGRFEAFQAITESPLERCPTCGGPVRRMISRNINILFKGSGFHVTDYRSSSYKEAAKKEQSTVSTSTGSD
- a CDS encoding HDIG domain-containing metalloprotein, with product MTSTPHSDHRPSREEAWRLLNEWTQNPNLIKHALAVEAAMRAYARRFGGDEELWGLAGLLHDMDYERFPQLEVHPLKAVEALKARQYPAEVVDAILGHNSHHGHPRTTPMARALFACDELTGFVTAVALVRPSKSLDDVTVESVKKKFKDKAFARGVHREEIFQGAEELGVPLDEHIQTVIDAMRSIKDELGLDGRAP
- a CDS encoding P1 family peptidase → MGHWSDPQSATGCTVLIFPRGAVGAVDVRGSAPGTRETDVLRPGNLVARIQAVLLTGGSAFGLDAASGVMAWLEERGWGFETPGGPVPLVVGAVLFDLDIGDGRRRPGPGEGRAACEDALREGLAPARQGNVGAGCGATVGKLWGPAYRMKGGLGVAGGQLPGGFAMAAVAAVNCAGNVVDPATGRWVAGAWDRERRAPVSGEPAAGALGARQATTLAAVVTDLPLSSADLQRVASMAHDGIARAVVPAHTLWDGDTIFALSTREPGSDGTRPYGGMDRAYAVSAAGQTAAELVALAILHGVRAAQALFGTPAAGDIGEDR
- a CDS encoding SDR family NAD(P)-dependent oxidoreductase, with amino-acid sequence MGLSAGGRECPFSLDGQVVLVTGAGRGIGRAVALGAAALGAHVAVMARTAAQVREVARQAEAYGVHAVALPGDVRRRADVEVAVEAAWSSLGPIDVLVNNAGAFEAHEFLATPYEKWRGLVEDNLAGAFHCTQVVAARWVRARRAGRVVNVSSVNGSFGVGWSSAYNVAKSAIDELTRTWAVELAPYGIVVNAVAPGFIDTAMARARGESDFETEAFRRFYVGERRIPLARPGTPEEVAGAVLFFASPACRYVTGQVLAVDGGLSITY
- a CDS encoding HD domain-containing protein, which produces MREKILRDPVHDIIAVQDPLLLHLIDTPEFQRLRRLRQLGTAAGTYHGAEHSRFGHSLGAMHIMGKVLARLRQSAHLRIDEQLERLAKTAALLHDIGHGPFSHGLERVLTPTLGHEQWTRAILEGPTAVRQLLEEEDPALPGRIVGLLQGMVPGDLRWLHHLVASQLDVDRMDYLLRDALYTGAFYGRFDLERLISTLTWAQGQVVFSYKGIPTAEEYVLARHYMYWQVYFHKTTRAQDLVLRAAWDRARELWAAGRLEAGRDVPDALVPFFEGRPDLGEYLSVDDVDVFFALKTWARHPDPILSDMASRFLHRRLLKPVFRQARPAIDPECLRQARQVVAGKGWNPHYYCLVDRTSDVAYDFYTEGGEPPAKAPIYALDEFGRLQEISRMSAIIRTVATRPRSAMNLYVPEECRQAVADRILADER
- the coaBC gene encoding bifunctional phosphopantothenoylcysteine decarboxylase/phosphopantothenate--cysteine ligase CoaBC; protein product: MEREQQGPGPEQRGARLPEDRPLEGRTVLVGVTGGIAAYKAVEVVRRLALWGAEVHVLMTRAATQLIGEATFRELSYRPVITDLFEPHPEVVMSHVTLARRADLLCVCPATADVIAKMAAGIADDALTTTYLACSAPTLVVPAMNSAMYEHPATQENLGRLRARGVTIVGPARGRLATGHEGLGRMEEPEHVLEEVRRILYPVKDLRGRRILVTSGPTREPLDPVRFLSNRSSGKMGHAIARLARWRGADVVLVTGPTALEPPFGVETVRVETGEQMRQACLDRAGEADAVVMAAAVADFRPRSPAPTKIKKDDLVAHSAPLLTVALEPTPDILQELARRRRPGQILVGFAAETGDLEALARRKLAAKGVDLIVANDVTRPGAGFESDTNAALLLGADGTRVDVPLVTKEALAERILEWVAARLGR